From Brienomyrus brachyistius isolate T26 chromosome 18, BBRACH_0.4, whole genome shotgun sequence, one genomic window encodes:
- the LOC125712955 gene encoding reticulon-4 receptor-like 1, with translation MFQRGCRLEFLLVLWGLELSWACPRDCVCYTTPSTVSCQAHNFLSVPEGIPAESERIFLQNNRIGQLLRGHFSPAAIMLWLYSNDISYIEPTTFHGFFRLEELDLGDNRHLRALAPDTFHGLGRLNALHLYRCGLSTLPSGIFQGLHNLQYLYLQDNHLDFLEDDLFVDLLNLSHLFLHGNRLWSLHQNTFRGLGALDRLLLHHNRLQWVDRLAFHDLRRLTTLYLFNNSLTQLPAECLAQLPALEYLRLNDNPWDCGCRALPLWDWLRRFRGSTSEVGCHEPPGLAGRDLKRLRQEELPSCVASESRHQSSGHFPHLPHRDQHHLIPPPSPLPRPLPSARPGRPRNCTRQRGRWGKGKGLNEAHISREMDKEYSYPNKHDLDNPDGSGSRRKHKCAPRTTVGPPSGVQRATSGGAAAFRCSLLLLLVMVGLLEPLSVNVLR, from the exons GCTGCAGGCTGGAATTCCTCCTGGTGCTGTGGGGCTTGGAGCTGTCCTGGGCGTGTCCACGCGACTGCGTCTGCTACACGACACCCAGCACCGTCAGCTGCCAGGCACACAACTTCCTGTCGGTCCCCGAGGGCATCCCGGCAGAGAGCGAGCGCATCTTCCTGCAGAACAACCGCATCGGCCAGCTGCTGCGCGGCCACTTCAGCCCGGCCGCCATCATGCTGTGGCTTTACTCCAACGACATCTCCTACATCGAGCCCACCACCTTCCATGGCTTCTTCCGACTCGAAGAGCTGGATCTGGGGGACAACAGGCACCTGCGAGCCCTGGCACCCGACACCTTCCATGGATTGGGTCGACTTAATGCCCTGCATCTGTATCGCTGTGGCCTAAGCACCCTACCCAGTGGCATCTTCCAGGGTCTGCACAACCTGCAATACCTCTACCTACAG GACAACCACCTCGACTTCCTGGAGGACGACCTGTTTGTGGACTTGCTGAACCTAAGCCACCTGTTCCTGCACGGAAACCGGCTGTGGAGCCTTCACCAGAACACATTCCGTGGACTTGGCGCTCTGGACCGCCTGCTGCTGCACCACAACCGGCTGCAGTGGGTGGACCGGCTGGCCTTCCATGACCTGCGGCGCCTCACCACGCTCTACCTGTTCAACAACTCGCTGACACAGCTGCCTGCCGAGTGCCTGGCCCAGCTTCCCGCCCTCGAGTACCTGAGACTCAACGACAACCCTTGGGATTGTGGTTGCCGGGCACTGCCGCTCTGGGATTGGCTGCGCCGCTTCCGGGGCTCCACCTCTGAGGTGGGCTGCCACGAACCACCAGGGTTGGCCGGCCGGGACCTCAAGAGACTGCGGCAGGAGGAACTTCCCAGCTGTGTGGCGTCCGAGTCTCGACACCAAAGCAGCGGCCACTTCCCGCACCTCCCTCACCGGGACCAGCACCATCTCATCCCGCCTCCTTCACCGCTGCCCCGCCCACTACCCTCAGCCCGTCCCGGCCGTCCCAGGAACTGCACCCGGCAGCGAGGGCGGTGGGGCAAGGGCAAGGGCCTGAACGAGGCCCACATCTCCAGGGAGATGGACAAGGAGTACTCCTACCCCAACAAGCACGACCTCGACAATCCCGATGGCTCCGGGTCGCGACGGAAGCACAAGTGCGCCCCGCGGACCACGGTTGGACCTCCAAGCGGGGTCCAGCGGGCCACTAGCGGTGGGGCGGCAGCCTTCCGCTGCTCCTTGCTGCTCCTTCTGGTTATGGTGGGCCTCCTGGAGCCGCTGAGCGTGAATGTATTGCGCTga